From the genome of Candidatus Latescibacter sp., one region includes:
- a CDS encoding biopolymer transporter ExbD, with protein MAHIQSRFFRRNRISQEIPTGPMADISFLLIIFFMVTTVFVVYRGFPVDLPTAEKIDALRGK; from the coding sequence ATGGCGCACATTCAGTCCAGATTTTTCCGAAGGAACCGGATCAGCCAGGAGATACCCACAGGTCCCATGGCCGATATTTCGTTTCTCCTGATCATTTTCTTCATGGTGACAACCGTTTTCGTGGTATATCGCGGATTCCCGGTCGATCTGCCCACCGCGGAAAAAATCGACGCACTGCGTGGAAAA
- a CDS encoding biopolymer transporter ExbD, whose translation MNRKRTLITASIPTASMADIAFLLIIFFLVTTTLSQDKGLGLTLPPSGTTTTVPSSNITTVRIGSDGGLALDEQKVTLLELGRRIKILTGENTNIIVSLKTAPDARYQIFVDVVDEIKKAGNDKISIAKPDE comes from the coding sequence ATGAATAGAAAACGGACGCTTATAACCGCCTCAATACCGACCGCGTCGATGGCGGATATAGCATTTCTCCTGATTATTTTCTTCCTTGTCACCACTACCCTGTCGCAAGACAAGGGACTGGGATTGACCCTGCCGCCCAGCGGGACGACCACCACAGTCCCAAGCAGTAACATCACCACAGTCCGGATCGGCAGTGACGGCGGATTGGCTCTTGATGAGCAGAAGGTGACTCTCCTTGAACTAGGGCGCCGTATCAAAATACTGACCGGAGAAAATACCAACATTATTGTGTCCCTCAAAACCGCTCCCGATGCCCGTTACCAGATTTTCGTGGATGTGGTGGATGAGATCAAGAAGGCGGGGAACGACAAGATATCCATCGCAAAGCCGGATGAGTAA